GGAGCTCCGTCCGTCCAGATTTTCAAGACAGATAAAGGACAATTCGTTTTCACACGGACCAGCAAGATCGACAAGGATACCCTCGCCCAGGCAATCGCCCTTGGTGCCGAGCAGAGCAATTCAGCGTTTTTCGTAAAGGGTAAATACTTCTTCAAGTTATACCGCCGCTTGCACGCAGGGCTTCACCCCGAACAGGAAATCCTCCTGCAACTGAACAAGAAGGGATTCGAAGGAGTTCCGCAGCTTCTTGGATACGCGGAGTACCAGACGAACGGAAATTCCTACGCCATCGGCATTCTGGAAAACCACATTGACGGAGCCAAAAACGCCTGGGACATTTTCACGGGAGAGCCGACTCCTTTTCTCGAACACGCCGCCTGGTTGCTTGGACAGACCACGGCGAAGCTGCATCAGGCCTTAAAGGGACTGAAGGGAACGGGCTCGCAGCCCGAAAAGCCACCCTTTGAGAAGTTGATTAAGCTCCTAAAGTCGAACGGGAAAAAAGACCTGGTGCCGCTCGTCAACAAATTAAGTTGTTTGCAAGAATCTTTGTTGACCAAAACGACGCAGGGGTGTTTCGTTCCGCAACGAATCCACGGGGACTATCACCTGGGGCAACTCCTTTTTAACGGAACAAACTTCACGGTTCTCGACTTTGAAGGGGAACCGACGCGCACGCTCGAATTCAGGCGAAGGCTACGCTCCCCTGCCGCCGACATCGCGGGTATGCTGCGAAGTTTCGCCTATGCCGAAGCGGTCCGACAGGCAAACATCCCCGAGGAAAAACGTTCCGCCGAGCCCTGCAGCTACGGGCTGAGTTTTTTGATCGGCTATAGCCAGGAATCGGGGATTCCGATCAAGCAACTGGAAGAGGAATCCAGGCCCTACATTCTAAGCAAGGCCGTCTACGAGGCATGTTACGAGCTGGAATTCCGCCCCGACTGGTTCTGGATTCCCGAAAAAGCCCTCAAAGAGCTTTAGTGGTGCAAACGGGGACTCTTGAAACGGAGCTCCGTTTTTCTATATTGGCGCCCTTTCAGGGCGCATATAGCACGGTTCGGTCATGTCAATTCGTGCAAGCACGATTGACGCGACTCTCACCTTAAGCTATATTTGCACCCACTCATGAGCAATTCTAAGAATTTTGTTATCGCCCTCGATGGCGGTTCGGGTACCGGTAAAAGTACCACCGCAAAGATCGTGGCAAAGACCCTCGGCATTACCTATCTGGATACCGGCGCCATGTACCGCGCCGTGACGCTTGCAGCCCTCGACAAGGGACTTGCGGCCGAAGAAGGCCCCGCCATGGACGAACTGCTCAAGAACCTTGACCTCGGGTTCGACTCCGAAAACCACATTCTCATTAACGGTGTGAGCCGCGAAAGCGAAATCCGCGGCATGAAGGTGTCGAGCAACGTGAGCATCTACTGTGCCCTCCCGTCGGTCCGCGCCGCCATGACCGAAAAGCAGCGCGAAATCGGCAAGAAGCAGAGCTGCATCCTGGACGGCCGCGACATCGGAACCGTCGTTTTCCCCGACGCCAAATACAAGTTTTTCATGGTCACGGACGTGAAGGTCCGCGCCGAACGCCGCTACAAGGAACTCCTTGAAAAGGGCGAGAAGGTGACGCTCGAAGAAGTCCTCGAGAACCTGGTCGAACGCGACCGCCTGGATTCTTCCCGCGCAAACGCCCCCCTCAAGAAAGCGGACGACGCTATTGAAATTGACACTACACACATCTCAATCCAACAACAGGTTCAAAAGATTCTCGACTACGTAGGTGTAGTGGCGTAGCCTGAATCCTTTGTTCCACAACCCAACTAAACAAAATGTCTCAAAATCTCAAATTCGGAACTCAAGAAGATCTCGCTGAAATCCTCGCCGCTCAGGGTGAATGCAGCCCCAACTTCCGTAAGGCCAACGCCGACGTATATGCCGGCATGGACTGCCTCGAACAGGGCAAGCTCGTCACCGGTAAGATCAGCCAGGTGAACGACCAGGAAGTCCTTATCGACGTGAACTACAAGTCCGAAGGTGTTATCGACCGTGGCGAATTCAAGGACACGGACTCCCTCGAAATCGGTTCCGAAATCGAAGTGTTTGTAGAAAAGCTTGAAGATGAAGACGGACGTCTCATCCTCTCCAAGCAGAAGGCCGACTTCGTGCGCGTGTGGGATCGCATCCACGCTGCATTCGAAAACAACGAAGTCGTGCGCGGTACGCTCACGAAGCGTATCAAGGGCGGTGTGGTTGTCGACCTGTTCGGCATCGACGCCTTCCTCCCGGGTTCCCAGATCGACCTCCGTCAGATCCCGGACATCAACGCCCTCATCGGTCAGGAATACGACCTCAAGGTTATCAAGGTCAACAAGGCTCGCCGCAACATCGTCGTGTCCCGCCGCGTCGTTCTCGAAGAAGAACGCAACAAGCAGCGTGGCGACGTGCTCGAAACCCTCGAAAAGGGTCAGGTCCGCAAGGGTATCGTCAAGAACATCACCGACTTCGGTGCATTCATTGACCTCGGCGGCGTAGACGGCCTCCTCCACATCACCGACATGAGCTACAAGCGCATCAACCACCCGACCGAAATGCTCCAGCTCGGCCAGGAAGTCGAAGTCATGGTTCTCGACTTCAACGACAAGAAGGAACGCATCTCTCTCGGCATGAAGCAGCTTAAGCCGCATCCGTGGAAGGACATCGCCGAACGTTATCCGGAAGGCGCCATCGTTAAGGGTAAGGTTGTTTCCATCACCGATTACGGTGCATTCGTTGAACTGGATAGCGGCGTTGAAGGCCTCATCCACGTTTCCGAAATGTCCTGGACTCAGCATGTCAAGCACCCGTCCAAGATCCTCACCGTCGGTCAGGAAGTCGAAGCTGTCGTGCTCAAGGTTGAAGAAGATGCAGAACGCATCTCTCTCGGCATGAAGCAGCTCGAATCCGATCCGTGGGATTCTATCGAAACCGAACTTCCGCCGGGTGCCCGCGTGGTTGGTGAAATCCGCAACATCGCTTCCTTCGGCGCCTTCGTCGAAATCAAGGAAGGTGTTGATGGCCTCATCCACGTTTCCGACATGTCCTGGACCAAGAAGATCACCCACCCGAACGAAATGGTCAAGAAGGGTGACAAGGTCGAATGCGTCGTGCTCGCCGTCGATAAGGAAAAGCGTCGTATTTCCCTCTCCATGAAGCACCTCACCGAAGACCCGTGGGATACCATCGATTCCACCTACCCGGTGAACAGCGAAGTGAAGGGCAAGATCGTTCGCATGCTCGACCGCGGCGTCGTGGTTGAACTCGCTGACGGTATCGAAGGCTTCATCCCGGTTTCCAAGCTCACCGCTGAATACATCAAGGTTCCGGCCGATGCATTCAAGGTTGGCGACGAAGTTCCGGCTGTCGTGACCGAAATCGATCAGAACAACCGTAAGATCTTCCTCTCTGTGGTTGACTACTTCAAGAACCGTGAATCCGCCGAGCTCAAGACTTGGATGGACTCTCACAAGCCGGGCGAATCTGGCACCACCATCGGTGAAGCCGCCGCTCCGAAGAAGAAGTCTTCCAAGAAGAAGGCTGAAGAAGCTGAAGCTTAATCTTCGCTTGTTCTAAGCCTAAAGCTTAAGGGAACCCCGCGGTTAACCGCGGGGTTTCTTATATGACCACTCGGCTTACCCCCGAGGGCTTTGTTGCTCACATAACCGAACGACCTATTTTCTATTTTATCATTATGCAAAAAAGGATTCAGGAACTCGATGTCTTGCGCGTACTTGCGATGTTCTTTGTCATCACGTACCATTTCGGATGCGAATACGCGGCAGCCGGGCTCCCGTTCATTAATTTATTCTGCACCACGTCGAATTACGATTTCGGCAATATCGCCGTTACGATTTTCATTGCCCTTTCGGGAGGGCTGCTCTATAAAAGATACGGAGTTATCGGCTGTGAAGAGAGATGCCCGACTCAACCGGGCATAACAAATGACGCACAGAAAAAAAAGAGCAAATTCGAGCAAATTAAAACGTTTTATGTAAAACGGGCGAAAGCTATTTACCCGCCGTTTTGGATTCTCAGTCTTTACATTCCCCTTTCGATGATTCGGCATCTGCTTGCGGACGGCAACCCGTTTTTCATGGGCAGTCCCTTCAAGCTGTCGCTAACCGTCATCGGATTTGATGGTTATGTGAAGCTGTTCGGGATCAGCACTTACGCTTTTTGCGGGGACTGGTTTGTCGGCGCCATCGTATTACTTTATCTGCTATACCCATTGCTCGCCAAATGTTACAGGAATTTTCCGGTGGTAACGCTCATTGTTCTAGCGGGACTTTACGCATCGCAATTTTTACTACCGGCGGAACATGACGGCATCATGAGCGCCCTTCCTGCGACACTGATGTTCAAGTTCGTCATCGGATTTGCGTTGATCGAGAATTTGGAGAGGCTCAAGGACTGGCGCGTGGCCGCTGTCGCAGGGGTCGCATTTGCAGTACTCACATTCGTAGATATTCCTGGACGACTAAATACCGATGCTATCGGCACGTTCGCCTCATTCGCCCTTTTCGCCATCCTATTCTACTTGGCTCCGCAGTTGCTCCGTTTCAAGGCGGCAAGCGTCCCCATTCAAAAGCTCGCCACCCTTTCTTACTGCGTATTCCTGGTGCAGCACGTAGGAATCGTTTGGGTACAAGGCGCCTTTGTCAAGATCTTTGAGAAAATGCATTGGAGCTTTACGCAATGGAATGTCTTGGCATTGCTCGCCTGCACGCTTGTTATCATCGTGCTTGTCGCTTGGA
The window above is part of the Fibrobacter sp. UWH4 genome. Proteins encoded here:
- a CDS encoding acyltransferase, producing MQKRIQELDVLRVLAMFFVITYHFGCEYAAAGLPFINLFCTTSNYDFGNIAVTIFIALSGGLLYKRYGVIGCEERCPTQPGITNDAQKKKSKFEQIKTFYVKRAKAIYPPFWILSLYIPLSMIRHLLADGNPFFMGSPFKLSLTVIGFDGYVKLFGISTYAFCGDWFVGAIVLLYLLYPLLAKCYRNFPVVTLIVLAGLYASQFLLPAEHDGIMSALPATLMFKFVIGFALIENLERLKDWRVAAVAGVAFAVLTFVDIPGRLNTDAIGTFASFALFAILFYLAPQLLRFKAASVPIQKLATLSYCVFLVQHVGIVWVQGAFVKIFEKMHWSFTQWNVLALLACTLVIIVLVAWILKLVSDKLVQKR
- a CDS encoding phosphotransferase, yielding MTYDITSKRWFMGKGLPVRQINEMDHIEIAGCTLQILQVEFENNSRDLYATIEDESKTGTILAECFGGAPSVQIFKTDKGQFVFTRTSKIDKDTLAQAIALGAEQSNSAFFVKGKYFFKLYRRLHAGLHPEQEILLQLNKKGFEGVPQLLGYAEYQTNGNSYAIGILENHIDGAKNAWDIFTGEPTPFLEHAAWLLGQTTAKLHQALKGLKGTGSQPEKPPFEKLIKLLKSNGKKDLVPLVNKLSCLQESLLTKTTQGCFVPQRIHGDYHLGQLLFNGTNFTVLDFEGEPTRTLEFRRRLRSPAADIAGMLRSFAYAEAVRQANIPEEKRSAEPCSYGLSFLIGYSQESGIPIKQLEEESRPYILSKAVYEACYELEFRPDWFWIPEKALKEL
- the rpsA gene encoding 30S ribosomal protein S1 — translated: MSQNLKFGTQEDLAEILAAQGECSPNFRKANADVYAGMDCLEQGKLVTGKISQVNDQEVLIDVNYKSEGVIDRGEFKDTDSLEIGSEIEVFVEKLEDEDGRLILSKQKADFVRVWDRIHAAFENNEVVRGTLTKRIKGGVVVDLFGIDAFLPGSQIDLRQIPDINALIGQEYDLKVIKVNKARRNIVVSRRVVLEEERNKQRGDVLETLEKGQVRKGIVKNITDFGAFIDLGGVDGLLHITDMSYKRINHPTEMLQLGQEVEVMVLDFNDKKERISLGMKQLKPHPWKDIAERYPEGAIVKGKVVSITDYGAFVELDSGVEGLIHVSEMSWTQHVKHPSKILTVGQEVEAVVLKVEEDAERISLGMKQLESDPWDSIETELPPGARVVGEIRNIASFGAFVEIKEGVDGLIHVSDMSWTKKITHPNEMVKKGDKVECVVLAVDKEKRRISLSMKHLTEDPWDTIDSTYPVNSEVKGKIVRMLDRGVVVELADGIEGFIPVSKLTAEYIKVPADAFKVGDEVPAVVTEIDQNNRKIFLSVVDYFKNRESAELKTWMDSHKPGESGTTIGEAAAPKKKSSKKKAEEAEA
- the cmk gene encoding (d)CMP kinase, whose protein sequence is MSNSKNFVIALDGGSGTGKSTTAKIVAKTLGITYLDTGAMYRAVTLAALDKGLAAEEGPAMDELLKNLDLGFDSENHILINGVSRESEIRGMKVSSNVSIYCALPSVRAAMTEKQREIGKKQSCILDGRDIGTVVFPDAKYKFFMVTDVKVRAERRYKELLEKGEKVTLEEVLENLVERDRLDSSRANAPLKKADDAIEIDTTHISIQQQVQKILDYVGVVA